Proteins encoded within one genomic window of Paroedura picta isolate Pp20150507F chromosome 17, Ppicta_v3.0, whole genome shotgun sequence:
- the ERN2 gene encoding serine/threonine-protein kinase/endoribonuclease IRE2 isoform X3 — MQQPACTLGGRGGQGRPLAPGAMEKKKRGHWAVPRGAGWPVRGWDKMLPCSMAPQQSLSGPAPESLLFVSTLDGHLHAVSQRTGDIQWTLQDAPTLQAPVDVAEPAFLPDPSDGSLYVLGGKNKEGLMKLPFTIPELVQSSPCRSSDGILYTGKKEDTWFVVDPASGQKQTTLSTEAWDGLCPSAPFLYIGRTQYVLTMYDTKTRELRWNGTFLDYSALRHDDPDKEHGMVHLASSGEGLLVTAAQASGELLWTQDYGSPVVGVYTWHQDSLRRLPHLNVGTESLRYLALRARDIRPLNWHRGSPAEFATKTQLLPTLYVGRDASCFYALTSLVHAGVTLVPQGVTLARINGPTTEEVTLQKSGECKITPSTEVRYPKGSVTVPPSQWMLIGHHELPPVVHTTMLRAFPESLRRTPEALLAPTSAPKTLFDEFLTMDGGLAEGAGGSPGPAELPLEPPEADPAWGPWELVGSGITTVLLGGGILFLMLWLQRQNREQQRHLEQQLAQLLQHQGGLGGSPPSHSPAAAAPGASAEPTQAEQRAGPSSHSSAAPAAAAAADPETFVVGKISFDPKEVVGRGAGGTCVFRGHFDGRKVAVKRLLPEYTHLVEREVQLLRESDEHPNVVRYFCTEKDRQFHYIALELCTATLQEYVESPSLGGRTLASSVSLLQQTMAGLAHLHALGIVHRDLKPCNILLSAPDIHGRIRAVLSDFGLCKKLQAGRSSFSLRSGIPGTEGWIAPEVLREAPRENPTPAVDIFSAGCVFYYVVSGGQHPFGDRLQRQGNILAGAHRLEHLQPETHENMVGLQLMEAMISSDPARRPTGAQVLAHPFFWSPAKLLQFLLDVSDRLEKEPVGGPLLGALEAGGEGVVRGNWRAHISVPLQTDLRKFRAYKGNSVRDLLRAMRNKKHHYRELPKEVQETLGEVPQDFVRYFTARFPRLLLHTHQALQPCAGERLLRPYYYHQEQGTGRGHVACKRPAFRS, encoded by the exons ATGCAGCAGCCCGCCTGCaccttggggggcaggggggggcaagGCCGCCCCCTCGCCCCCGGagcaatggagaagaagaagagaggtcaTTGGGCCGTCCCAAGGGGGGCTGGCTGGCCGGTCCGTGGCTGGGACAAGATGCTGCCCTGCTCCATGGCCCCTCAGCAG AGCCTTTCTGGCCCTGCCCCAGAAAGTCTGCTCTTTGTCTCCACCCTGGACGGCCACCTCCATGCCGTGAGTCAGAGGACGGGGGACATCCAGTGGACCCTGCAAGATG CGCCGACTCTGCAGGCCCCCGTGGACGTGGCTGA GCCAGCCTTCCTTCCGGACCCCAGTGATGGGAGCCTCTACGTCCTGGGGGGCAAGAACAAGGAGGGCCTCATG AAGCTGCCGTTCACCATCCCAGAGCTGGTACAGTCCTCGCCGTGCCGGAGCTCCGACGGGATCCTCTACACAG GCAAGAAGGAGGACACCTGGTTCGTGGTGGACCCCGCATCGGGGCAGAAGCAGACCACGCTCTCCACCGAGGCCTGGGACGGGCTGTGCCCCTCGGCACCGTTCCTCTACATCGGACGTACCC AGTACGTCCTCACCATGTATGACACCAAGACCCGCGAGCTGCGCTGGAATGGCACCTTCCTGGACTACTCCGCACTGCGGCACGACGATCCAGACAAGGAGCACG GGATGGTTCATTTGGCTTCCAGCGGAGAGGGGCTGCTGGTGACGGCGGCCCAGGCCAGCGGGGAGCTGCTGTGGACGCAGGACTACGGGTCCCCCGTGGTGGGGGTCTACACCTGGCACCAGGACAGCCTGCGGCGCCTGCCCCACCTCAACGTCGGCACGGAGAGCCTGCGCTATCTGGCCCTGCGCGCCCGGGACATCCGCCCCCTCAACTGGCACCGGGGGTCCCCTGCGGAGTTTGCCACCAAGACGCAGCTGCT GCCAACGCTCTACGTGGGCAGAGATGCCAGCTGCTTCTATGCCTTGACGTCCCTGGTACATGCTGGAGTGACACTGGTG CCTCAGGGGGTGACGCTGGCTCGGATCAACGGCCCCACCACCGAGGAGGTCACGCTCCAAAAGTCGGGAGAGTGCAAAATCACGCCCAGCACAGAGGTCAGGTACCCGAAGGGCAGCGTCACTGTGCCTCCCAGCCAGTGGATGCTCATTG GGCACCACGAGCTGCCCCCGGTGGTCCACACCACCATGCTGAGGGCCTTTCCTGAGAGCCTGAGGAGGACCCCCGAGGCCCTGCTGGCCCCCACGTCCGCCCCCAAGACCCTCTTCGATGAG TTCCTGACGATGGATGGTGGCTTGGCGGAGGGAGCGGGTGGGAGCCCTGGCCCAGCAGAGCTGCCCCTGGAGCCTCCGGAGGCTGACCCAGCGTGGGGTCCCTGGGAGCTGGTGGGCTCAGGAATTACCACTGTGCTTCTGGGAGGGGGGATCCTCTTCCTCATGCTCTGG ctgcaGCGGCAGAACCGAGAGCAGCAGCGGCACCTGGAGCAGCAACTGGCCCAGCTCTTGCAGCAccagggaggcctgggggggtccCCTCCCAGCCACAGCCCAGCAGCAGCCGCCCCCGGGGCTTCCGCAGAGCCCACCCAGGCAGAGCAGAGGGCAGGGCCCTCCAGCCACAGCTCTGCCGCCCCAG cagcagcagcagcagctgaccCCGAGACCTTTGTCGTGGGGAAGATCTCCTTCGACCCCAAGGAAGTGGTGGGCCGTGGGGCAGGAGGCACTTGTGTCTTCAG GGGCCACTTTGACGGGCGCAAGGTGGCCGTGAAGCGCCTCTTGCCAGAGTACACCCACCTGGTGGAGCGGGAGGTCCAGCTCCTGCGCGAATCTGATGAGCACCCCAACGTGGTGCGCTACTTCTGCACGGAGAAGGACCGGCAGTTCCACTACATCGCCCTGGAGCTCTGCACCGCCACCCTGCAGGAG tacGTGGAGTCCCCCTCCCTCGGCGGCCGGACCCTCGCGTCCTCAGTCTCCCTGCTGCAGCAGACGATGGCTGGCTTGGCTCACCTGCACGCCCTGGGCATAG TCCACCGTGACTTGAAGCCCTGCAACATCCTGCTCTCGGCCCCCGACATCCACGGGCGGATCCGTGCCGTCCTCTCGGACTTCGGCCTGTGCAAGAAGCTGCAAGCCGGCCGGAGCAGCTTCAGCCTCCGCTCCGGCATCCCCGGCACGGAGGGCTGGATTGCCCCCGAGGTCCTACGGGAGGCTCCGCGGGAGAACCCG ACGCCGGCTGTGGACATCTTCTCTGCCGGCTGCGTCTTTTACTACGTGGTGTCTGGCGGGCAGCACCCCTTTGGAGACCGCCTGCAGCGCCAGGGCAACATTCTGGCCGGGGCCCACCGGCTGGAGCACCTGCAGCCAGAGACTCACG agaACATGGTCGGCCTGCAGTTGATGGAAGCCATGATCAGCAGCGACCCCGCCAGGAGGCCCACAGGGGCCCAGGTCCTGGCCCACCCCTTCTTCTGGAGCCCAGCCAAGTTGCTGCAGTTTCTCCTG GATGTCAGCGACCGCCTGGAGAAGGAGCCGGTGGGCGGGCCCCTCCTCGGAGCCTTGGAGgccgggggagagggggtggtGAGAGGcaactggagggcccacatctctgTCCCCCTGCAGACGG acCTCAGGAAGTTCCGGGCCTACAAAGGCAACTCTGTGCGCGACCTCTTGAGGGCCATGAGGAACAAg AAGCACCACTACCGCGAGCTGCCCAAGGAGGTCCAGGAGACGCTGGGGGAGGTCCCACAGGACTTTGTGCGCTACTTCACGGCTCGCTTCCCCCGCCTCCTCCTGCACACCCACCAGGCCCTGCAGCCCTGTGCTGGCGAGAGACTGCTGCGGCCGTACTACTACCACCAGGAGCAGGGGACAGGGCGTGGCCACGTGGCCTGCAAAAGACCAGCCTTTCGGAGCTGA
- the ERN2 gene encoding serine/threonine-protein kinase/endoribonuclease IRE2 isoform X2 yields the protein MQQPACTLGGRGGQGRPLAPGAMEKKKRGHWAVPRGAGWPVRGWDKMLPCSMAPQQSLSGPAPESLLFVSTLDGHLHAVSQRTGDIQWTLQDAPTLQAPVDVAEPAFLPDPSDGSLYVLGGKNKEGLMKLPFTIPELVQSSPCRSSDGILYTGKKEDTWFVVDPASGQKQTTLSTEAWDGLCPSAPFLYIGRTQYVLTMYDTKTRELRWNGTFLDYSALRHDDPDKEHGMVHLASSGEGLLVTAAQASGELLWTQDYGSPVVGVYTWHQDSLRRLPHLNVGTESLRYLALRARDIRPLNWHRGSPAEFATKTQLLPTLYVGRDASCFYALTSLVHAGVTLVPQGVTLARINGPTTEEVTLQKSGECKITPSTEVRYPKGSVTVPPSQWMLIGHHELPPVVHTTMLRAFPESLRRTPEALLAPTSAPKTLFDEFLTMDGGLAEGAGGSPGPAELPLEPPEADPAWGPWELVGSGITTVLLGGGILFLMLWQLQRQNREQQRHLEQQLAQLLQHQGGLGGSPPSHSPAAAAPGASAEPTQAEQRAGPSSHSSAAPAAAAADPETFVVGKISFDPKEVVGRGAGGTCVFRGHFDGRKVAVKRLLPEYTHLVEREVQLLRESDEHPNVVRYFCTEKDRQFHYIALELCTATLQEYVESPSLGGRTLASSVSLLQQTMAGLAHLHALGIVHRDLKPCNILLSAPDIHGRIRAVLSDFGLCKKLQAGRSSFSLRSGIPGTEGWIAPEVLREAPRENPTPAVDIFSAGCVFYYVVSGGQHPFGDRLQRQGNILAGAHRLEHLQPETHENMVGLQLMEAMISSDPARRPTGAQVLAHPFFWSPAKLLQFLLDVSDRLEKEPVGGPLLGALEAGGEGVVRGNWRAHISVPLQTDLRKFRAYKGNSVRDLLRAMRNKKHHYRELPKEVQETLGEVPQDFVRYFTARFPRLLLHTHQALQPCAGERLLRPYYYHQEQGTGRGHVACKRPAFRS from the exons ATGCAGCAGCCCGCCTGCaccttggggggcaggggggggcaagGCCGCCCCCTCGCCCCCGGagcaatggagaagaagaagagaggtcaTTGGGCCGTCCCAAGGGGGGCTGGCTGGCCGGTCCGTGGCTGGGACAAGATGCTGCCCTGCTCCATGGCCCCTCAGCAG AGCCTTTCTGGCCCTGCCCCAGAAAGTCTGCTCTTTGTCTCCACCCTGGACGGCCACCTCCATGCCGTGAGTCAGAGGACGGGGGACATCCAGTGGACCCTGCAAGATG CGCCGACTCTGCAGGCCCCCGTGGACGTGGCTGA GCCAGCCTTCCTTCCGGACCCCAGTGATGGGAGCCTCTACGTCCTGGGGGGCAAGAACAAGGAGGGCCTCATG AAGCTGCCGTTCACCATCCCAGAGCTGGTACAGTCCTCGCCGTGCCGGAGCTCCGACGGGATCCTCTACACAG GCAAGAAGGAGGACACCTGGTTCGTGGTGGACCCCGCATCGGGGCAGAAGCAGACCACGCTCTCCACCGAGGCCTGGGACGGGCTGTGCCCCTCGGCACCGTTCCTCTACATCGGACGTACCC AGTACGTCCTCACCATGTATGACACCAAGACCCGCGAGCTGCGCTGGAATGGCACCTTCCTGGACTACTCCGCACTGCGGCACGACGATCCAGACAAGGAGCACG GGATGGTTCATTTGGCTTCCAGCGGAGAGGGGCTGCTGGTGACGGCGGCCCAGGCCAGCGGGGAGCTGCTGTGGACGCAGGACTACGGGTCCCCCGTGGTGGGGGTCTACACCTGGCACCAGGACAGCCTGCGGCGCCTGCCCCACCTCAACGTCGGCACGGAGAGCCTGCGCTATCTGGCCCTGCGCGCCCGGGACATCCGCCCCCTCAACTGGCACCGGGGGTCCCCTGCGGAGTTTGCCACCAAGACGCAGCTGCT GCCAACGCTCTACGTGGGCAGAGATGCCAGCTGCTTCTATGCCTTGACGTCCCTGGTACATGCTGGAGTGACACTGGTG CCTCAGGGGGTGACGCTGGCTCGGATCAACGGCCCCACCACCGAGGAGGTCACGCTCCAAAAGTCGGGAGAGTGCAAAATCACGCCCAGCACAGAGGTCAGGTACCCGAAGGGCAGCGTCACTGTGCCTCCCAGCCAGTGGATGCTCATTG GGCACCACGAGCTGCCCCCGGTGGTCCACACCACCATGCTGAGGGCCTTTCCTGAGAGCCTGAGGAGGACCCCCGAGGCCCTGCTGGCCCCCACGTCCGCCCCCAAGACCCTCTTCGATGAG TTCCTGACGATGGATGGTGGCTTGGCGGAGGGAGCGGGTGGGAGCCCTGGCCCAGCAGAGCTGCCCCTGGAGCCTCCGGAGGCTGACCCAGCGTGGGGTCCCTGGGAGCTGGTGGGCTCAGGAATTACCACTGTGCTTCTGGGAGGGGGGATCCTCTTCCTCATGCTCTGG cagctgcaGCGGCAGAACCGAGAGCAGCAGCGGCACCTGGAGCAGCAACTGGCCCAGCTCTTGCAGCAccagggaggcctgggggggtccCCTCCCAGCCACAGCCCAGCAGCAGCCGCCCCCGGGGCTTCCGCAGAGCCCACCCAGGCAGAGCAGAGGGCAGGGCCCTCCAGCCACAGCTCTGCCGCCCCAG cagcagcagcagctgaccCCGAGACCTTTGTCGTGGGGAAGATCTCCTTCGACCCCAAGGAAGTGGTGGGCCGTGGGGCAGGAGGCACTTGTGTCTTCAG GGGCCACTTTGACGGGCGCAAGGTGGCCGTGAAGCGCCTCTTGCCAGAGTACACCCACCTGGTGGAGCGGGAGGTCCAGCTCCTGCGCGAATCTGATGAGCACCCCAACGTGGTGCGCTACTTCTGCACGGAGAAGGACCGGCAGTTCCACTACATCGCCCTGGAGCTCTGCACCGCCACCCTGCAGGAG tacGTGGAGTCCCCCTCCCTCGGCGGCCGGACCCTCGCGTCCTCAGTCTCCCTGCTGCAGCAGACGATGGCTGGCTTGGCTCACCTGCACGCCCTGGGCATAG TCCACCGTGACTTGAAGCCCTGCAACATCCTGCTCTCGGCCCCCGACATCCACGGGCGGATCCGTGCCGTCCTCTCGGACTTCGGCCTGTGCAAGAAGCTGCAAGCCGGCCGGAGCAGCTTCAGCCTCCGCTCCGGCATCCCCGGCACGGAGGGCTGGATTGCCCCCGAGGTCCTACGGGAGGCTCCGCGGGAGAACCCG ACGCCGGCTGTGGACATCTTCTCTGCCGGCTGCGTCTTTTACTACGTGGTGTCTGGCGGGCAGCACCCCTTTGGAGACCGCCTGCAGCGCCAGGGCAACATTCTGGCCGGGGCCCACCGGCTGGAGCACCTGCAGCCAGAGACTCACG agaACATGGTCGGCCTGCAGTTGATGGAAGCCATGATCAGCAGCGACCCCGCCAGGAGGCCCACAGGGGCCCAGGTCCTGGCCCACCCCTTCTTCTGGAGCCCAGCCAAGTTGCTGCAGTTTCTCCTG GATGTCAGCGACCGCCTGGAGAAGGAGCCGGTGGGCGGGCCCCTCCTCGGAGCCTTGGAGgccgggggagagggggtggtGAGAGGcaactggagggcccacatctctgTCCCCCTGCAGACGG acCTCAGGAAGTTCCGGGCCTACAAAGGCAACTCTGTGCGCGACCTCTTGAGGGCCATGAGGAACAAg AAGCACCACTACCGCGAGCTGCCCAAGGAGGTCCAGGAGACGCTGGGGGAGGTCCCACAGGACTTTGTGCGCTACTTCACGGCTCGCTTCCCCCGCCTCCTCCTGCACACCCACCAGGCCCTGCAGCCCTGTGCTGGCGAGAGACTGCTGCGGCCGTACTACTACCACCAGGAGCAGGGGACAGGGCGTGGCCACGTGGCCTGCAAAAGACCAGCCTTTCGGAGCTGA
- the ERN2 gene encoding serine/threonine-protein kinase/endoribonuclease IRE2 isoform X1, translated as MQQPACTLGGRGGQGRPLAPGAMEKKKRGHWAVPRGAGWPVRGWDKMLPCSMAPQQSLSGPAPESLLFVSTLDGHLHAVSQRTGDIQWTLQDAPTLQAPVDVAEPAFLPDPSDGSLYVLGGKNKEGLMKLPFTIPELVQSSPCRSSDGILYTGKKEDTWFVVDPASGQKQTTLSTEAWDGLCPSAPFLYIGRTQYVLTMYDTKTRELRWNGTFLDYSALRHDDPDKEHGMVHLASSGEGLLVTAAQASGELLWTQDYGSPVVGVYTWHQDSLRRLPHLNVGTESLRYLALRARDIRPLNWHRGSPAEFATKTQLLPTLYVGRDASCFYALTSLVHAGVTLVPQGVTLARINGPTTEEVTLQKSGECKITPSTEVRYPKGSVTVPPSQWMLIGHHELPPVVHTTMLRAFPESLRRTPEALLAPTSAPKTLFDEFLTMDGGLAEGAGGSPGPAELPLEPPEADPAWGPWELVGSGITTVLLGGGILFLMLWQLQRQNREQQRHLEQQLAQLLQHQGGLGGSPPSHSPAAAAPGASAEPTQAEQRAGPSSHSSAAPAAAAAADPETFVVGKISFDPKEVVGRGAGGTCVFRGHFDGRKVAVKRLLPEYTHLVEREVQLLRESDEHPNVVRYFCTEKDRQFHYIALELCTATLQEYVESPSLGGRTLASSVSLLQQTMAGLAHLHALGIVHRDLKPCNILLSAPDIHGRIRAVLSDFGLCKKLQAGRSSFSLRSGIPGTEGWIAPEVLREAPRENPTPAVDIFSAGCVFYYVVSGGQHPFGDRLQRQGNILAGAHRLEHLQPETHENMVGLQLMEAMISSDPARRPTGAQVLAHPFFWSPAKLLQFLLDVSDRLEKEPVGGPLLGALEAGGEGVVRGNWRAHISVPLQTDLRKFRAYKGNSVRDLLRAMRNKKHHYRELPKEVQETLGEVPQDFVRYFTARFPRLLLHTHQALQPCAGERLLRPYYYHQEQGTGRGHVACKRPAFRS; from the exons ATGCAGCAGCCCGCCTGCaccttggggggcaggggggggcaagGCCGCCCCCTCGCCCCCGGagcaatggagaagaagaagagaggtcaTTGGGCCGTCCCAAGGGGGGCTGGCTGGCCGGTCCGTGGCTGGGACAAGATGCTGCCCTGCTCCATGGCCCCTCAGCAG AGCCTTTCTGGCCCTGCCCCAGAAAGTCTGCTCTTTGTCTCCACCCTGGACGGCCACCTCCATGCCGTGAGTCAGAGGACGGGGGACATCCAGTGGACCCTGCAAGATG CGCCGACTCTGCAGGCCCCCGTGGACGTGGCTGA GCCAGCCTTCCTTCCGGACCCCAGTGATGGGAGCCTCTACGTCCTGGGGGGCAAGAACAAGGAGGGCCTCATG AAGCTGCCGTTCACCATCCCAGAGCTGGTACAGTCCTCGCCGTGCCGGAGCTCCGACGGGATCCTCTACACAG GCAAGAAGGAGGACACCTGGTTCGTGGTGGACCCCGCATCGGGGCAGAAGCAGACCACGCTCTCCACCGAGGCCTGGGACGGGCTGTGCCCCTCGGCACCGTTCCTCTACATCGGACGTACCC AGTACGTCCTCACCATGTATGACACCAAGACCCGCGAGCTGCGCTGGAATGGCACCTTCCTGGACTACTCCGCACTGCGGCACGACGATCCAGACAAGGAGCACG GGATGGTTCATTTGGCTTCCAGCGGAGAGGGGCTGCTGGTGACGGCGGCCCAGGCCAGCGGGGAGCTGCTGTGGACGCAGGACTACGGGTCCCCCGTGGTGGGGGTCTACACCTGGCACCAGGACAGCCTGCGGCGCCTGCCCCACCTCAACGTCGGCACGGAGAGCCTGCGCTATCTGGCCCTGCGCGCCCGGGACATCCGCCCCCTCAACTGGCACCGGGGGTCCCCTGCGGAGTTTGCCACCAAGACGCAGCTGCT GCCAACGCTCTACGTGGGCAGAGATGCCAGCTGCTTCTATGCCTTGACGTCCCTGGTACATGCTGGAGTGACACTGGTG CCTCAGGGGGTGACGCTGGCTCGGATCAACGGCCCCACCACCGAGGAGGTCACGCTCCAAAAGTCGGGAGAGTGCAAAATCACGCCCAGCACAGAGGTCAGGTACCCGAAGGGCAGCGTCACTGTGCCTCCCAGCCAGTGGATGCTCATTG GGCACCACGAGCTGCCCCCGGTGGTCCACACCACCATGCTGAGGGCCTTTCCTGAGAGCCTGAGGAGGACCCCCGAGGCCCTGCTGGCCCCCACGTCCGCCCCCAAGACCCTCTTCGATGAG TTCCTGACGATGGATGGTGGCTTGGCGGAGGGAGCGGGTGGGAGCCCTGGCCCAGCAGAGCTGCCCCTGGAGCCTCCGGAGGCTGACCCAGCGTGGGGTCCCTGGGAGCTGGTGGGCTCAGGAATTACCACTGTGCTTCTGGGAGGGGGGATCCTCTTCCTCATGCTCTGG cagctgcaGCGGCAGAACCGAGAGCAGCAGCGGCACCTGGAGCAGCAACTGGCCCAGCTCTTGCAGCAccagggaggcctgggggggtccCCTCCCAGCCACAGCCCAGCAGCAGCCGCCCCCGGGGCTTCCGCAGAGCCCACCCAGGCAGAGCAGAGGGCAGGGCCCTCCAGCCACAGCTCTGCCGCCCCAG cagcagcagcagcagctgaccCCGAGACCTTTGTCGTGGGGAAGATCTCCTTCGACCCCAAGGAAGTGGTGGGCCGTGGGGCAGGAGGCACTTGTGTCTTCAG GGGCCACTTTGACGGGCGCAAGGTGGCCGTGAAGCGCCTCTTGCCAGAGTACACCCACCTGGTGGAGCGGGAGGTCCAGCTCCTGCGCGAATCTGATGAGCACCCCAACGTGGTGCGCTACTTCTGCACGGAGAAGGACCGGCAGTTCCACTACATCGCCCTGGAGCTCTGCACCGCCACCCTGCAGGAG tacGTGGAGTCCCCCTCCCTCGGCGGCCGGACCCTCGCGTCCTCAGTCTCCCTGCTGCAGCAGACGATGGCTGGCTTGGCTCACCTGCACGCCCTGGGCATAG TCCACCGTGACTTGAAGCCCTGCAACATCCTGCTCTCGGCCCCCGACATCCACGGGCGGATCCGTGCCGTCCTCTCGGACTTCGGCCTGTGCAAGAAGCTGCAAGCCGGCCGGAGCAGCTTCAGCCTCCGCTCCGGCATCCCCGGCACGGAGGGCTGGATTGCCCCCGAGGTCCTACGGGAGGCTCCGCGGGAGAACCCG ACGCCGGCTGTGGACATCTTCTCTGCCGGCTGCGTCTTTTACTACGTGGTGTCTGGCGGGCAGCACCCCTTTGGAGACCGCCTGCAGCGCCAGGGCAACATTCTGGCCGGGGCCCACCGGCTGGAGCACCTGCAGCCAGAGACTCACG agaACATGGTCGGCCTGCAGTTGATGGAAGCCATGATCAGCAGCGACCCCGCCAGGAGGCCCACAGGGGCCCAGGTCCTGGCCCACCCCTTCTTCTGGAGCCCAGCCAAGTTGCTGCAGTTTCTCCTG GATGTCAGCGACCGCCTGGAGAAGGAGCCGGTGGGCGGGCCCCTCCTCGGAGCCTTGGAGgccgggggagagggggtggtGAGAGGcaactggagggcccacatctctgTCCCCCTGCAGACGG acCTCAGGAAGTTCCGGGCCTACAAAGGCAACTCTGTGCGCGACCTCTTGAGGGCCATGAGGAACAAg AAGCACCACTACCGCGAGCTGCCCAAGGAGGTCCAGGAGACGCTGGGGGAGGTCCCACAGGACTTTGTGCGCTACTTCACGGCTCGCTTCCCCCGCCTCCTCCTGCACACCCACCAGGCCCTGCAGCCCTGTGCTGGCGAGAGACTGCTGCGGCCGTACTACTACCACCAGGAGCAGGGGACAGGGCGTGGCCACGTGGCCTGCAAAAGACCAGCCTTTCGGAGCTGA